One genomic segment of Ricinus communis isolate WT05 ecotype wild-type chromosome 5, ASM1957865v1, whole genome shotgun sequence includes these proteins:
- the LOC125370086 gene encoding MLP-like protein 28, with protein sequence MALSGKMEVDVEIKTSADKFHDVMGGRPHHMTIASPQNIQTCDLHEGEFGKKGSVLYWNYVHDGKAKVAKEVVEDIDDVNMSTTFKVIEGDLLKEYKSFKFVVQATPKGKGSIVHWTLVYEKLNANIPEPTSMLEFAVDVTKDIDAHLAQHQHQKWTPESPSLSGKMEVDVEIKTSADKFHDVMGGRPHHTAIASPQNIQTCDLHEGEFGKKGSVLRWNYVHDGKVKVAKELVEDIDHVNMSTTFKVIEGDILKEYKSFKFVVQATPKGDGSTVRWILEYEKLNANIPEPTSLLEFLVNVTKDIDAHLAQT encoded by the exons ATGGCTCTCTCTGGTAAGATGGAGGTTGATGTAGAAATCAAAACTTCAGCTGACAAGTTTCATGATGTAATGGGCGGCAGACCACACCACATGACCATTGCTTCACCTCAAAATATACAAACATGTGATTTACATGAAGGTGAATTTGGAAAAAAGGGCTCTGTTCTTTACTGGAATTATGTCCATg ATGGAAAAGCTAAGGTTGCAAAGGAGGTCGTGGAAGACATAGATGACGTGAACATGTCCACTACCTTCAAAGTGATTGAAGGAGATCTACTGAAGGAGTATAAAAGTTTCAAATTTGTTGTTCAAGCTACACCTAAGGGGAAGGGAAGCATTGTGCATTGGACCCTCGTATACGAGAAGCTGAATGCAAATATTCCCGAGCCGACTTCCATGCTTGAATTTGCAGTTGATGTCACCAAAGACATTGATGCCCACCTTGCCCAA CATCAGCACCAAAAATGGACGCCTGAATCGCCTT CTCTCTCTGGTAAGATGGAGGTTGATGTAGAAATCAAAACTTCCGCTGACAAGTTCCATGATGTAATGGGCGGCAGACCACACCACACCGCCATTGCTTCACCTCAAAATATACAAACATGTGATTTACATGAAGGTGAATTTGGAAAAAAGGGCTCCGTTCTCCGCTGGAATTATGTCCATG ATGGGAAAGTTAAGGTTGCAAAGGAGCTCGTGGAAGACATAGATCATGTGAACATGTCCACTACCTTCAAAGTGATTGAAGGAGATATACTGAAGGAGTACAAAAGTTTCAAATTTGTTGTTCAGGCTACACCTAAGGGCGATGGAAGCACTGTGCGTTGGATCCTCGAATACGAGAAGCTGAATGCAAATATTCCTGAGCCGACTTCCTTGCttgaatttttagttaatgtcACCAAAGATATTGATGCCCACCTTGCCCAAACTTAG
- the LOC8264364 gene encoding MLP-like protein 28 yields MALSGKMEVDVEIKTSADKFHDVMGGRPHHMTIASPQNIQTCDLHEGEFGKKGSVLYWNYVHDGKAKVAKEVVEDIDDVNMSTTFKVIEGDLLKEYKSFKFVVQATPKGKGSIVHWTLVYEKLNANIPEPTSMLEFAVDVTKDIDAHLAQA; encoded by the exons ATGGCTCTCTCTGGTAAGATGGAGGTTGATGTAGAAATCAAAACTTCAGCTGACAAGTTTCATGATGTAATGGGCGGCAGACCACACCACATGACCATTGCTTCACCTCAAAATATACAAACATGTGATTTACATGAAGGTGAATTTGGAAAAAAGGGCTCTGTTCTTTACTGGAATTATGTCCATg ATGGAAAAGCTAAGGTTGCAAAGGAGGTCGTGGAAGACATAGATGACGTGAACATGTCCACTACCTTCAAAGTGATTGAAGGAGATCTACTGAAGGAGTATAAAAGTTTCAAATTTGTTGTTCAAGCTACACCTAAGGGGAAGGGAAGCATTGTGCATTGGACCCTCGTATACGAGAAGCTGAATGCAAATATTCCCGAGCCGACTTCCATGCTTGAATTTGCAGTTGATGTCACCAAAGACATTGATGCCCACCTTGCCCAAGCTTAG